In one Podarcis muralis chromosome 7, rPodMur119.hap1.1, whole genome shotgun sequence genomic region, the following are encoded:
- the KCNAB2 gene encoding voltage-gated potassium channel subunit beta-2 isoform X9: MYPESTTDSPARFSNRQTGSPGMIYRNLGKSGLRVSCLGLGTWVTFGGQITDEMAEQLMTLAYDNGINLFDTAEVYAAGKAEVVLGNIIKKKGWRRSSLVITTKIFWGGKAETERGLSRKHIIEGLKASLERLQLEYVDVVFANRPDPNTPMEETVRAMTHVINQGMAMYWGTSRWSSMEIMEAYSVARQFNLIPPICEQAEYHMFQREKVEVQLPELFHKIGVGAMTWSPLACGIVSGKYDAGIPPYSRASLKGYQWLKDKILSEEGRRQQAKLKELQAIAERLGCTLPQLAIAWCLRNEGVSSVLLGASNADQLMENIGAIQVLPKLSSSLIHEIDSILGNKPYSKKDYRS, translated from the exons AAACCTTGGGAAGTCAGGACTCCGAGTTTCCTGCCTCGGGTTAG GAACATGGGtgacatttggaggacagatTACGGATGAG ATGGCGGAGCAGTTGATGACCTTGGCCTACGACAACGGCATCAATCTCTTCGACACGGCGGAAGTCTATGCTGCAGGGAA GGCTGAAGTCGTGTTAGGGAATATCATTAAGAAAAAAGGATGGAG ACGTTCCAGCCTGGTGATAACAACCAAAATCTTCTGGGGAGGAAA agCTGAGACGGAGAGAGGACTCTCAAGAAAGCACATTATAGAAG GCCTGAAGGCTTCACTAGAACGGCTGCAGCTGGAATACGTGGATGTGGTGTTTGCCAATCGGCCAGACCCCAACACGCCCATGGAAG AGACGGTGCGAGCCATGACCCACGTCATCAACCAAGGGATGGCCATGTACTGGGGGACGTCGCGGTGGAGCTCCATGGAGATTATG GAAGCGTATTCAGTGGCTCGCCAGTTCAACCTCATCCCGCCCATCTGTGAGCAAGCAGAGTACCACATGTtccagagagagaaagtggaagTGCAGCTTCCAGAGCTATTCCACAAGATCG GTGTGGGCGCCATGACGTGGTCCCCTTTAGCATGTGGAATCGTTTCGGGGAAATACGACGCGGGGATCCCTCCCTACTCACGAGCATCGCTAAAA GGCTACCAGTGGCTGAAAGACAAGATCTTGAGTGAGGAAGGGAGGCGGCAGCAAGCCAAGCTGAAGGAACTGCAGGCCATCGCTGAGCGGCTGGGCTGCACTCTGCCCCAACTTGCCATTG catGGTGTTTGCGGAACGAAGGGGTCAGCTCTGTCTTGCTGGGGGCTTCCAATGCAGACCAGTTAATGGAGAATATTGGAGCAATACAG GTTCTTCCAAAACTCTCCTCTTCTCTTATCCATGAGATCGACAGCATCTTGGGCAATAAACCCTACAGCAAAAAGGACTACCGGTCCTAA
- the KCNAB2 gene encoding voltage-gated potassium channel subunit beta-2 isoform X5, producing MQVSFVCSDHNIKNRSAEDRLNRQNANSPSMRGRFRAVAMVARSLGHLSAQNTPSSSDSSVKQTGMKYRNLGKSGLRVSCLGLGTWVTFGGQITDEMAEQLMTLAYDNGINLFDTAEVYAAGKAEVVLGNIIKKKGWRRSSLVITTKIFWGGKAETERGLSRKHIIEGLKASLERLQLEYVDVVFANRPDPNTPMEETVRAMTHVINQGMAMYWGTSRWSSMEIMEAYSVARQFNLIPPICEQAEYHMFQREKVEVQLPELFHKIGVGAMTWSPLACGIVSGKYDAGIPPYSRASLKGYQWLKDKILSEEGRRQQAKLKELQAIAERLGCTLPQLAIAWCLRNEGVSSVLLGASNADQLMENIGAIQVLPKLSSSLIHEIDSILGNKPYSKKDYRS from the exons ATGCAAGTGTCTTTCGTCTGCTCGGACCACAACATCAAGAACCGGAGCGCGGAGGACCGGCTCAACCGGCAGAATGCCAACAGCCCCAGCATGCGGGGTCGGTTCCGGGCAGTGGCGATGGTGGCCCGGAGCTTGGGGCACCTCTCCGCGCAGAACACCCCGTCCTCCAGCGACTCCAGTGTGAAACAGACTGGCATGAAATACAG AAACCTTGGGAAGTCAGGACTCCGAGTTTCCTGCCTCGGGTTAG GAACATGGGtgacatttggaggacagatTACGGATGAG ATGGCGGAGCAGTTGATGACCTTGGCCTACGACAACGGCATCAATCTCTTCGACACGGCGGAAGTCTATGCTGCAGGGAA GGCTGAAGTCGTGTTAGGGAATATCATTAAGAAAAAAGGATGGAG ACGTTCCAGCCTGGTGATAACAACCAAAATCTTCTGGGGAGGAAA agCTGAGACGGAGAGAGGACTCTCAAGAAAGCACATTATAGAAG GCCTGAAGGCTTCACTAGAACGGCTGCAGCTGGAATACGTGGATGTGGTGTTTGCCAATCGGCCAGACCCCAACACGCCCATGGAAG AGACGGTGCGAGCCATGACCCACGTCATCAACCAAGGGATGGCCATGTACTGGGGGACGTCGCGGTGGAGCTCCATGGAGATTATG GAAGCGTATTCAGTGGCTCGCCAGTTCAACCTCATCCCGCCCATCTGTGAGCAAGCAGAGTACCACATGTtccagagagagaaagtggaagTGCAGCTTCCAGAGCTATTCCACAAGATCG GTGTGGGCGCCATGACGTGGTCCCCTTTAGCATGTGGAATCGTTTCGGGGAAATACGACGCGGGGATCCCTCCCTACTCACGAGCATCGCTAAAA GGCTACCAGTGGCTGAAAGACAAGATCTTGAGTGAGGAAGGGAGGCGGCAGCAAGCCAAGCTGAAGGAACTGCAGGCCATCGCTGAGCGGCTGGGCTGCACTCTGCCCCAACTTGCCATTG catGGTGTTTGCGGAACGAAGGGGTCAGCTCTGTCTTGCTGGGGGCTTCCAATGCAGACCAGTTAATGGAGAATATTGGAGCAATACAG GTTCTTCCAAAACTCTCCTCTTCTCTTATCCATGAGATCGACAGCATCTTGGGCAATAAACCCTACAGCAAAAAGGACTACCGGTCCTAA
- the KCNAB2 gene encoding voltage-gated potassium channel subunit beta-2 isoform X7, translating to MYPESTTDSPARFSNRQTGSPGMIYRNLGKSGLRVSCLGLGTWVTFGGQITDEMAEQLMTLAYDNGINLFDTAEVYAAGKAEVVLGNIIKKKGWRRSSLVITTKIFWGGKAETERGLSRKHIIEGLKASLERLQLEYVDVVFANRPDPNTPMEGNPFSSSKSRTFIIEETVRAMTHVINQGMAMYWGTSRWSSMEIMEAYSVARQFNLIPPICEQAEYHMFQREKVEVQLPELFHKIGVGAMTWSPLACGIVSGKYDAGIPPYSRASLKGYQWLKDKILSEEGRRQQAKLKELQAIAERLGCTLPQLAIAWCLRNEGVSSVLLGASNADQLMENIGAIQVLPKLSSSLIHEIDSILGNKPYSKKDYRS from the exons AAACCTTGGGAAGTCAGGACTCCGAGTTTCCTGCCTCGGGTTAG GAACATGGGtgacatttggaggacagatTACGGATGAG ATGGCGGAGCAGTTGATGACCTTGGCCTACGACAACGGCATCAATCTCTTCGACACGGCGGAAGTCTATGCTGCAGGGAA GGCTGAAGTCGTGTTAGGGAATATCATTAAGAAAAAAGGATGGAG ACGTTCCAGCCTGGTGATAACAACCAAAATCTTCTGGGGAGGAAA agCTGAGACGGAGAGAGGACTCTCAAGAAAGCACATTATAGAAG GCCTGAAGGCTTCACTAGAACGGCTGCAGCTGGAATACGTGGATGTGGTGTTTGCCAATCGGCCAGACCCCAACACGCCCATGGAAG GGAACCCATTTAGCTCTTCCAAGTCGCGAACATTCATCATAGAAG AGACGGTGCGAGCCATGACCCACGTCATCAACCAAGGGATGGCCATGTACTGGGGGACGTCGCGGTGGAGCTCCATGGAGATTATG GAAGCGTATTCAGTGGCTCGCCAGTTCAACCTCATCCCGCCCATCTGTGAGCAAGCAGAGTACCACATGTtccagagagagaaagtggaagTGCAGCTTCCAGAGCTATTCCACAAGATCG GTGTGGGCGCCATGACGTGGTCCCCTTTAGCATGTGGAATCGTTTCGGGGAAATACGACGCGGGGATCCCTCCCTACTCACGAGCATCGCTAAAA GGCTACCAGTGGCTGAAAGACAAGATCTTGAGTGAGGAAGGGAGGCGGCAGCAAGCCAAGCTGAAGGAACTGCAGGCCATCGCTGAGCGGCTGGGCTGCACTCTGCCCCAACTTGCCATTG catGGTGTTTGCGGAACGAAGGGGTCAGCTCTGTCTTGCTGGGGGCTTCCAATGCAGACCAGTTAATGGAGAATATTGGAGCAATACAG GTTCTTCCAAAACTCTCCTCTTCTCTTATCCATGAGATCGACAGCATCTTGGGCAATAAACCCTACAGCAAAAAGGACTACCGGTCCTAA
- the KCNAB2 gene encoding voltage-gated potassium channel subunit beta-2 isoform X3, whose product MQVSFVCSDHNIKNRSAEDRLNRQNANSPSMRGRFRAVAMVARSLGHLSAQNTPSSSDSSVKQTGMKYRNLGKSGLRVSCLGLGTWVTFGGQITDEMAEQLMTLAYDNGINLFDTAEVYAAGKAEVVLGNIIKKKGWRRSSLVITTKIFWGGKAETERGLSRKHIIEGLKASLERLQLEYVDVVFANRPDPNTPMEGNPFSSSKSRTFIIEETVRAMTHVINQGMAMYWGTSRWSSMEIMEAYSVARQFNLIPPICEQAEYHMFQREKVEVQLPELFHKIGVGAMTWSPLACGIVSGKYDAGIPPYSRASLKGYQWLKDKILSEEGRRQQAKLKELQAIAERLGCTLPQLAIAWCLRNEGVSSVLLGASNADQLMENIGAIQVLPKLSSSLIHEIDSILGNKPYSKKDYRS is encoded by the exons ATGCAAGTGTCTTTCGTCTGCTCGGACCACAACATCAAGAACCGGAGCGCGGAGGACCGGCTCAACCGGCAGAATGCCAACAGCCCCAGCATGCGGGGTCGGTTCCGGGCAGTGGCGATGGTGGCCCGGAGCTTGGGGCACCTCTCCGCGCAGAACACCCCGTCCTCCAGCGACTCCAGTGTGAAACAGACTGGCATGAAATACAG AAACCTTGGGAAGTCAGGACTCCGAGTTTCCTGCCTCGGGTTAG GAACATGGGtgacatttggaggacagatTACGGATGAG ATGGCGGAGCAGTTGATGACCTTGGCCTACGACAACGGCATCAATCTCTTCGACACGGCGGAAGTCTATGCTGCAGGGAA GGCTGAAGTCGTGTTAGGGAATATCATTAAGAAAAAAGGATGGAG ACGTTCCAGCCTGGTGATAACAACCAAAATCTTCTGGGGAGGAAA agCTGAGACGGAGAGAGGACTCTCAAGAAAGCACATTATAGAAG GCCTGAAGGCTTCACTAGAACGGCTGCAGCTGGAATACGTGGATGTGGTGTTTGCCAATCGGCCAGACCCCAACACGCCCATGGAAG GGAACCCATTTAGCTCTTCCAAGTCGCGAACATTCATCATAGAAG AGACGGTGCGAGCCATGACCCACGTCATCAACCAAGGGATGGCCATGTACTGGGGGACGTCGCGGTGGAGCTCCATGGAGATTATG GAAGCGTATTCAGTGGCTCGCCAGTTCAACCTCATCCCGCCCATCTGTGAGCAAGCAGAGTACCACATGTtccagagagagaaagtggaagTGCAGCTTCCAGAGCTATTCCACAAGATCG GTGTGGGCGCCATGACGTGGTCCCCTTTAGCATGTGGAATCGTTTCGGGGAAATACGACGCGGGGATCCCTCCCTACTCACGAGCATCGCTAAAA GGCTACCAGTGGCTGAAAGACAAGATCTTGAGTGAGGAAGGGAGGCGGCAGCAAGCCAAGCTGAAGGAACTGCAGGCCATCGCTGAGCGGCTGGGCTGCACTCTGCCCCAACTTGCCATTG catGGTGTTTGCGGAACGAAGGGGTCAGCTCTGTCTTGCTGGGGGCTTCCAATGCAGACCAGTTAATGGAGAATATTGGAGCAATACAG GTTCTTCCAAAACTCTCCTCTTCTCTTATCCATGAGATCGACAGCATCTTGGGCAATAAACCCTACAGCAAAAAGGACTACCGGTCCTAA